The genomic interval AGGGTATCTACCCACAACGGATGATTATTGAGGCTTTCTACGAGTTGCCAGTGCTTGCCGCCATTCTTCTCAAACAATTCTTTATATTCTTCGCCTACTTCTATCGTAGTTTCCAGGCAGTCGGCTACGAAAGCAGGAGAAAATGCCAGTACGGATTTTATGCCTTTTTTAGTTAGTTCCAGAATTACATCATCCGTATAAGGTTTTATCCAGGGATCTTTGCCCAGCCGGGACTGAAAGGTAACGGTATACTTGGATTCAGAAATATTTAAGGCTTTGGCAAGCAAACGGGTAGTTTCGAAGCATTGTGCCCGGTAACAGTGCCGGTTTCTGACACCCCAGCTTGCGCAACAATCTCCTTGCAGACAAGTATTACTACTATCGCCTTTGCGGATCTGCCGTTCGGGCAGGCCATGATAGGTAAATATAAAATGATCGTACTTGTATTTCTCCAGGTGTTTTTTGCCTATGCTAGCAAAAGCTTCAATAAACTTGGGATGATTCAGAAAATAATTTACAAAGCTGACCTGCGGAATAATCTGCCAGTTGCTGATGATCCTCATTACCTCTTCATACACAGAACCAGTAGTAGCCGAAGCATATTGCGGAAAAAGCGGAATCACAATAATATGCTCGAAGCCTTTGTTATTAAACTGCTCCAATGCCGATGCAATACTTGGATTCTGGTAGCGCATACCCAACATAACTTTATAGTCAGCACCTAATTGTTGCTGCAACAAGGCTGTTACATCTTCACTGTAAAATTTCAGCGGTGAACCTCTGTCTGTCCATACCTGCTTATATACTTTAGCTGATTTTGGCGACCGGAAAGGAGCAATAATCAGATTCACCAGCATCGCTCTGGAAACAAAAGGAATATCTATCACCCTTCCATCCATTAAAAACTCACGCAGGTATTTGCGTACATCCGGCACCGAAGGGCTGTCTGGGGTTCCCAGGTTTACCAGCAATACCCCAATTCGGGGCGAAACTGAAGTAGTGCCGGTAGAATCAGGTTGCTGCGAAGCGGTGGCTGTAACAGGAGCAGGGCTTATCATAATTAAAAAATATACAGGTCGTGGATTTGCCAGGTAAAATGTTGTAAAACCCGGCTTTCAAATAACCTATTTTGCATTACGAATGTTTCATGATTACCTGTTTTAACACATCCATGCAGAAACAGAATAGCCTTATTCAGATGCATAAAAAGTTATGTGACAAGCCTGGCTTTATCTATATCAAAGCTATTCTATATATACTCGGCTCCTTTAGACTTGGCATCCGCCACAAATTCTTTTACCTTCTGCTCTT from Rhodocytophaga rosea carries:
- the hemH gene encoding ferrochelatase, whose product is MISPAPVTATASQQPDSTGTTSVSPRIGVLLVNLGTPDSPSVPDVRKYLREFLMDGRVIDIPFVSRAMLVNLIIAPFRSPKSAKVYKQVWTDRGSPLKFYSEDVTALLQQQLGADYKVMLGMRYQNPSIASALEQFNNKGFEHIIVIPLFPQYASATTGSVYEEVMRIISNWQIIPQVSFVNYFLNHPKFIEAFASIGKKHLEKYKYDHFIFTYHGLPERQIRKGDSSNTCLQGDCCASWGVRNRHCYRAQCFETTRLLAKALNISESKYTVTFQSRLGKDPWIKPYTDDVILELTKKGIKSVLAFSPAFVADCLETTIEVGEEYKELFEKNGGKHWQLVESLNNHPLWVDTLSDLVKANTQKLYV